A region from the Branchiostoma lanceolatum isolate klBraLanc5 chromosome 2, klBraLanc5.hap2, whole genome shotgun sequence genome encodes:
- the LOC136426510 gene encoding putative ammonium transporter 2 — MVHNSYQSIAQTAVLWKSIKGSLATPTALKRKWSWIGHALRKPSSSVTQQLLIWNPQGKGKRGRPRNSWRRDTEEEMKSISNSWQDLRKKAQRRVQWRSIIGGLCPGRGEGPKPTGGTKQETTSSDIIDVKQEQQQQYYQNTGMDATPTTTVLDVFLNATLSNQTAADYGNYNATPASTVPGNGTTGGTQGAGDGLSWDDATWILTSSFIIFTMQSGFGLLECGNVSSKNEVNIMVKNAVDVVFGGLTYWMFGFGITFGMAAGTNAFCGVGDWFLDSDDENMGVVFAKFIFQLSFATTSTTIVSGAMAERTKLNSYIVFSMLNTVVYIFPAHWIWAPNGFLYTMGVIDVAGTGAVHLCGASCGLVATLLLKPRIGRFDDENGGAPEMSSPTNVLLGTFMLWWGWLGFNCGSTYGIQGGKWKLAARSAVSTMLGSLGGGLVGVTYSYATKKGQFNVGDIVNGILGGLVSVTAICAIASPFAGLVIGSFGGLAADLGVPLLNYLKIDDPVGAVPVHGFAAIWGMLAVGLFALNDSLEGFSFGRKGLLYGGGPYLLGVQLIAVVVIILWGAGVSFVLLKLIDVTMGLRMSEEEEELGADICEHEIDQNDDPYEEIQRYLTICDAHENKMADKNKMADENKMADESNVADAEDDGKGTGRDMPAAGGSRGVFAIARSLFKVDKTDNPYQPNGIVESTDLNDPINFDKNWILRRAIKEKITEDI, encoded by the exons ATGGTCCACAACTCTTACCAGAGTATTGCCCAAACTGCGGTGCTCTGGAAGTCAATAAAAGGTTCATTAGCAACTCCCACTGCTCTCAAGAGGAAATGGTCATGGATTGGCCACGCCCTTAGGAAACCGAGCTCCAGTGTCACCCAGCAGCTCCTGATATGGAACCCACAGGGCAAAGGGAAGAGGGGAAGGCCTAGAAACAGCTGGAGGAGAGACACGGAGGAGGAGATGAAGAGTATCAGCAATAGCTGGCAGGACCTGAGAAAGAAGGCCCAGCGACGAGTCCAGTGGAGAAGCATCATCGGTGGCCTATGCCCTGGCAGGGGCGAAGGGCCAAA ACCCACTGGCGGCACCAagcaagagaccacgtctagcgatataatagacgttaaacaggaacaacaacaacaatattacCAG AATACAGGCATGGACGCCACACCGACCACAACCGTGCTGGACGTGTTTCTCAACGCGACTCTCTCCAACCAAACCGCCGCGGACTATGGGAACTATAACGCCACCCCGGCCTCTACCGTACCGGGTAACGGGACCACAGGCGGCACACAG GGGGCGGGGGACGGCCTGAGTTGGGACGACGCGACCTGGATCCTCACCAGCTCCTTCATTATCTTCACCATGCAGTCAG GTTTCGGTCTGCTGGAGTGCGGGAACGTGTCGTCCAAGAACGAGGTGAACATCATGGTAAAGAACGCGGTGGACGTGGTGTTCGGCGGGCTGACCTACTGGATGTTCGGCTTCGGGATCACCTTCGGGATGGCGGCGGGCACGAACGCCTTCTGCGGCGTTGGCGACTGGTTCTTGGACTCGGATGACGAGAACATGGGCGTG GTTTTCGCCAAGTTCATCTTCCAGCTGTCCTTCGCCACCACCAGTACCACCATCGTGTCGGGGGCAATGGCCGAGCGGACGAAGCTCAACTCCTACATCGTGTTCTCCATGCTGAACACTGTGGTCTACATCTTTCCCGCGCACTGGATCTGGGCGCCCAACGGTTTCCTCTACacg ATGGGCGTGATAGACGTCGCGGGGACGGGCGCCGTGCACCTGTGCGGGGCGTCCTGCGGGCTGGTGGCTACCCTGCTGCTGAAGCCGCGGATCGGACGCTTCGATGACGAGAACGGCGGCGCCCCCGAGATGTCCTCGCCCACCAACGTGCTGCTCGGGACCTTCATGCTGTG GTGGGGTTGGCTGGGGTTTAACTGCGGAAGTACCTACGGTATCCAGGGAGGCAAGTGGAAACTAGCCGCAAG ATCAGCCGTGTCTACCATGCTGGGGTCCTTGGGAGGAGGACTTGTCGGGGTCACCTACAG CTACGCGACCAAAAAAGGACAGTTCAACGTCGGAGACATCGTCAACGGCATCCTGGGTGGCCTGGTGTCTGTCACCG CGATCTGCGCGATAGCGAGTCCGTTCGCAGGCCTGGTGATCGGATCTTTCGGCGGGCTGGCGGCGGATCTCGGAGTGCCCTTGCTGAACTACCTCAAGATAG ACGACCCGGTTGGTGCGGTCCCCGTACACGGGTTCGCGGCCATCTGGGGCATGTTGGCGGTGGGGCTCTTCGCTCTGAACGACAGCCTCGAGGGCTTCTCCTTCGGCAGAAAGG gtctTCTTTACGGAGGAGGACCGTACCTGCTGGGGGTCCAGCTGATCGCTGTGGTCGTCATCATCCTCTGGGGCGCCGGCGTCTCATTTGTCTTACTCAAG CTGATAGACGTGACTATGGGTCTGCGCATGTCCGAAGAAGAGGAGGAACTTGGAGCGGACATCTGCGAACACGAGATCGACCAGAACGACGATCCGTACGAGGAAATCCAGCGCTACCTCACCATCTGTGACGCACacgaaaacaagatggcggacaaaaacaagatggcggacgaaaaCAAGATGGCCGACGAATCGAACGTCGCAGACGCAGAGGATGACGGGAAGGGGACTGGCCGTGATATGCCTGCGGCGGGTGGAAGCCGTGGAGTGTTCGCCATCGCGCGCTCCCTCTTCAAGGTTGATAAAACGGACAATCCCTACCAGCCGAACGGAATTGTAGAGAGTACAGATTTGAATGATCCGATCAACTTTGATAAAAACTGGATTCTGCGTAGGGCAATAAAAGAAAAGATCACCGAGGATATTTAG